From Anopheles funestus chromosome 3RL, idAnoFuneDA-416_04, whole genome shotgun sequence, a single genomic window includes:
- the LOC125771274 gene encoding zinc finger MIZ domain-containing protein 1 isoform X1 codes for MSAQGGSLGAPTLGDRRSPYIGGYPDIQQQHQQQHQQQQHHYQQLQNPHHADYHRGTLHPEAASGYLDVKQQQQAQKGYAKQAQLQAASTQQQQQRSVAGTTGRAAASAHQQQGFNSQSMVAAAGGQQGNMDVGYNPQMNNMAMHSQSSWNQMNGMNQMGGMGGQMNGMNQMGGGNGGAGGMGPMSQMGSGAGVGMGGGATGGMPGMNQMGGGGGGGGGGGGVTGAGGGNGGGGGGGYGRHHQQMNPMAQMMNMGMGMGGAGGGQMGPGGAGGMNGMAAAQMGGMNPLSQMNQMSPMSKMQGMANGYPQHPRRMAPYPNPQMQMAQKRSMYGMGQGQGMPGAGGPFPPHQAAAAAAAAAAAGVPLPMQANAGYGRHHGPMGPMNYRGGPPMMQQRQNTPPYGGPGVGVGGPVGAPGGPGPLMGHQQHQQQQQQQHHPQHQQHQQQQAQQQQQQYYNTGYQNMQGYQPDIRMNFQHSPVPGNPTPPLTPASSMTPYISPNPDVKPNNLPQKDEELRLTFPVRDGILLPPFRLEHNLAVSNHVFQLKSTVYNTLMCRPDLELQLKCFHHEDRQMNTNWPASVQVSANSTPLEIDRGDNKNTHRPLYLKQVCQPGRNTIQITVSTCCCSHLFVLQLVHRPSVNHVLHTLLKRNLLSAEQAVAKIKRNFAVSHTTNPNQPLGGGPDKDPLATEASATSAKVSLKCTVTSKRITLPARGHDCKHIQCFDLEAYLALNCERGNWRCPVCNKPALTEGLEIDQYMWAILNTLNSSNTPNGMDTEEVIIDAQANWRAIKPPGSLNNPNIGGSLNPQQSSQQQQQQQQQQQQQQQHPQHQQPSMQHQQQQQQPPVPSEPSGGNGRGAGTPGLPVIKPDPDGGDAKHFNKVMSPGSTSLPTWDNMNAMSPYMSPDMSSIASGSMMGSNYNRTPQYDSYGNPIIKQEPGTNPVSTGGPGSVGNNGPGTPGGGEFHGGNPLAHLSDSVNSLDPLNAMEKSLNDQMPHTPHTPHTPGGGNSSGHPMTPGGPPSVPPANDINSSNPQQQSTGSNGGNTNGSGQPNVNSNGVNGGSSNAGGNMSHSPGHAGHNNMQLHSPQQQQQHANLGLGPNNPAANIMNSPQSLMNSPQNMMNSPQSMMQQQQQQQNLLSMGSMMGQQQSHQNALAGLTDVDLPADLNFDPAAVIEGEGGNDLNLLPDNGIGDPMELLAYLDPPDLNTPPSSGSSNNANSDDILAALFD; via the exons ATGAGTGCCCAGGGGGGCTCCCTAGGGGCTCCAACATTGGGTGATCGCCGATCTCCTTACATTGGAGGCTATCCCGAcattcagcagcagcatcagcaacagcatcaacaacagcaacatcattATCAACAGTTGCAGAATCCCCATCACG CAGATTATCATCGGGGTACACTGCATCCGGAAGCTGCCTCCGGATATCTCGACgtgaagcagcaacaacaggcACAGAAAGGATACGCTAAACAGGCGCAGCTACAGGCCGCCTCAactcagcaacagcagcagcgctCGGTAGCTGGAACGACTGGACGAGCTGCTGCCAGTGCGCATCAACAGCAAGGTTTCAACAGTCAAAGTATGGTGGCAGCGGCCGGTGGGCAGCAGGGCAACATGGACGTCGGCTACAATCCACAG ATGAACAACATGGCGATGCATTCACAGTCGTCGTGGAATCAGATGAACGGCATGAACCAAATGGGCGGTATGGGTGGCCAAATGAACGGCATGAATCAGATGGGTGGTGGGAATGGTGGTGCCGGCGGTATGGGACCAATGAGTCAAATGGGGTCCGGAGCAGGTGTCGGCATGGGTGGCGGCGCAACCGGTGGCATGCCAGGAATGAATCAGATgggtggtggcggcggtggtggtggtggaggtggcggTGTcactggtgctggtggtggtaatggcggtggcggtggtggtggatacGGCAGGCACCACCAGCAGATGAACCCGATGGCACAGATGATGAACATGGGCATGGGGATGGGAGGTGCCGGTGGTGGCCAGATGGGACCAGGCGGTGCCGGCGGTATGAACGGTATGGCGGCAGCACAGATGGGCGGCATGAATCCACTCAGTCAGATGAACCAGATGTCACCGATGTCGAAGATGCAGGGTATGGCGAATGGATATCCGCAGCATCCGCGGCGGATGGCACCATACCCAAATCCACAGATGCAGATGGCCCAGAAGCGGTCGATGTACGGTATGGGTCAGGGACAGGGCATGCCGGGTGCGGGTGGACCATTCCCACCGCATCAggcggcggcagcagcagccgcagcagcgGCCGCAGGTGTTCCCTTACCGATGCAGGCCAACGCCGGTTACGGCAGGCATCATGGGCCGATGGGTCCGATGAACTACCGCGGCGGACCTCCGATGATGCAGCAGCGCCAGAACACACCACCCTACGGTGGACCCGGTGTGGGTGTTGGCGGCCCAGTTGGAGCGCCCGGTGGACCTGGTCCGCTAATGGGTcaccaacagcatcaacagcagcagcagcagcaacatcacccacaacaccagcagcaccagcaacaacaggcacagcaacagcagcagcagtattaCAACACGGGCTACCAGAACATGCAGGGCTACCAGCCGGACATTCGCATGAACTTCCAGCACAGTCCGGTACCGGGTAATCCTACACCACCACTAACGCCCGCATCTTCCATGACGCCCTACATCAGCCCCAATCCGGACGTGAAGCCAAACAACCTACCGCAGA AAGATGAAGAGCTGCGGTTGACATTCCCGGTGCGAGATGGCATCCTGTTGCCACCGTTCCGGCTAGAGCATAACCTCGCGGTCAGCAACCATGTGTTCCAGCTGAAGTCGACCGTCTACAACACGCTCATGTGCCGGCCGGATCTCGAACTGCAGCTCAAGTGTTTCCACCATGAGGACCGACAGATGAACACGAACTGGCCGGCAAGCGTGCAGGTGTCGGCTAACTCGACCCCGCTCGAGATCGACCGGGGCGACAACAAGAACACGCATCGGCCGCTCTACCTGAAGCAGGTCTGTCAACCTGGCCGCAACACGATCCAAATCACCGTCAGCACCTGTTGCTGC TCGCATCTGTTCGTACTACAACTGGTACATCGACCATCGGTAAATCATGTGCTGCATACGCTGTTGAAGCGTAACCTACTCTCCGCTGAACAGGCGGTGGCCAAAATCAAGCGCAACTTTGCCGTGAGTCACACAACGAACCCGAATCAACCGCTAGGCGGTGGCCCAGACAAGGATCCACTCGCGACCGAAGCATCCGCAACGTCCGCAAAG GTATCATTAAAGTGTACAGTAACCTCTAAGCGAATAACGTTGCCAGCGCGAGGCCACGACTGTAAGCACATTCAGTGTTTCGACCTGGAAGCGTATCTCGCTCTAAACTGTGAACGAGGCAACTGGCGTTGTCCAGTGTGCAA TAAACCGGCACTAACCGAAGGGCTCGAGATTGATCAGTACATGTGGGCGATACTGAACACTCTCAACTCCTCCAACACTCCGAACGGTATGGACACGGAGGAGGTGATTATTGATGCGCAAGCGAACTGGCGAGCGATCAAACCACCGGGCAGTCTCAATAATCCAAACATCGGAGGTAGTCTTAACCCTCAACAATcatcacagcagcaacagcagcaacagcagcagcaacaacagcaacagcaacatccaCAGCATCAACAACCATCGAtgcagcatcaacagcagcaacaacaaccccCAGTACCATCGGAACCAAGTGGTGGTAACGGACGTGGCGCTGGTACACCGGGTCTCCCTGTTATTAAACCAGACCCAGATGGTGGTGATGCGAAACACTTCAACAAGGTGATGTCACCTGGATCCACCTCGCTCCCAACCTGGGACAATATGAACGCAATGAGCCCTTACATGAGCCCGGATATGAGCTCGATCGCTAGTGGTAGCATGATGGGATCAAA TTACAATCGAACACCACAATACGATTCCTACGGAAATCCCATCATTAAGCAGGAACCGGGAACTAACCCCGTTTCGACCGGTGGTCCAGGAAGTGTGGGCAATAATGGTCCGGGAACTCCCGGTGGTGGTGAATTCCATGGTGGTAACCCACTGGCACATTTGAGCGATTCGGTAAACTCGCTCGATCCACTAAACGCGATGGAGAAATCTTTAAACGATCAG ATGCCGCACACACCGCACACACCCCACACACCGGGCGGTGGTAATTCATCCGGACATCCGATGACACCGGGTGGACCGCCAAGCGTACCACCAGCGAACGACATCAACTCCTCCAACCCGCAGCAACAGTCCACCGGCAGTAATGGCGGCAACACGAACGGTTCCGGACAACCGAACGTCAACAGTAATGGTGTGAACGGTGGCAGTAGCAATGCGGGCGGCAACATGAGCCACAGTCCTGGCCACGCCGGTCACAACAACATGCAGCTTCATTCacctcaacagcagcagcagcacgctAATCTTGGCCTCGGCCCCAACAACCCTGCGGCGAACATCATGAACTCACCGCAAAGTCTCATGAATTCGCCCCAGAACATGATGAACTCGCCGCAGAGTatgatgcagcagcagcagcagcagcaaaatctCCTCTCAATGGGCTCCATGATGGGGCAGCAGCAAAGCCACCAGAATGCGCTGGCCGGTCTTACCGATGTCGATCTGCCGGCAGATCTCAACTTCGATCCGGCCGCAGTCATTGAGGGTGAAGGTGGCAATGATCTTAAC CTACTACCGGACAACGGGATCGGCGATCCGATGGAATTGCTTGCCTATCTGGACCCGCCGGATCTGAACACACCACCGTCGAGCGGTTCCAGCAACAATGCCAACAGCGACGACATTCTGGCAGCACTGTTCGATTAA
- the LOC125771274 gene encoding zinc finger MIZ domain-containing protein 1 isoform X2 translates to MSAQGGSLGAPTLGDRRSPYIGGYPDIQQQHQQQHQQQQHHYQQLQNPHHADYHRGTLHPEAASGYLDVKQQQQAQKGYAKQAQLQAASTQQQQQRSVAGTTGRAAASAHQQQGFNSQSMVAAAGGQQGNMDVGYNPQMNNMAMHSQSSWNQMNGMNQMGGMGGQMNGMNQMGGGNGGAGGMGPMSQMGSGAGVGMGGGATGGMPGMNQMGGGGGGGGGGGGVTGAGGGNGGGGGGGYGRHHQQMNPMAQMMNMGMGMGGAGGGQMGPGGAGGMNGMAAAQMGGMNPLSQMNQMSPMSKMQGMANGYPQHPRRMAPYPNPQMQMAQKRSMYGMGQGQGMPGAGGPFPPHQAAAAAAAAAAAGVPLPMQANAGYGRHHGPMGPMNYRGGPPMMQQRQNTPPYGGPGVGVGGPVGAPGGPGPLMGHQQHQQQQQQQHHPQHQQHQQQQAQQQQQQYYNTGYQNMQGYQPDIRMNFQHSPVPGNPTPPLTPASSMTPYISPNPDVKPNNLPQNEELRLTFPVRDGILLPPFRLEHNLAVSNHVFQLKSTVYNTLMCRPDLELQLKCFHHEDRQMNTNWPASVQVSANSTPLEIDRGDNKNTHRPLYLKQVCQPGRNTIQITVSTCCCSHLFVLQLVHRPSVNHVLHTLLKRNLLSAEQAVAKIKRNFAVSHTTNPNQPLGGGPDKDPLATEASATSAKVSLKCTVTSKRITLPARGHDCKHIQCFDLEAYLALNCERGNWRCPVCNKPALTEGLEIDQYMWAILNTLNSSNTPNGMDTEEVIIDAQANWRAIKPPGSLNNPNIGGSLNPQQSSQQQQQQQQQQQQQQQHPQHQQPSMQHQQQQQQPPVPSEPSGGNGRGAGTPGLPVIKPDPDGGDAKHFNKVMSPGSTSLPTWDNMNAMSPYMSPDMSSIASGSMMGSNYNRTPQYDSYGNPIIKQEPGTNPVSTGGPGSVGNNGPGTPGGGEFHGGNPLAHLSDSVNSLDPLNAMEKSLNDQMPHTPHTPHTPGGGNSSGHPMTPGGPPSVPPANDINSSNPQQQSTGSNGGNTNGSGQPNVNSNGVNGGSSNAGGNMSHSPGHAGHNNMQLHSPQQQQQHANLGLGPNNPAANIMNSPQSLMNSPQNMMNSPQSMMQQQQQQQNLLSMGSMMGQQQSHQNALAGLTDVDLPADLNFDPAAVIEGEGGNDLNLLPDNGIGDPMELLAYLDPPDLNTPPSSGSSNNANSDDILAALFD, encoded by the exons ATGAGTGCCCAGGGGGGCTCCCTAGGGGCTCCAACATTGGGTGATCGCCGATCTCCTTACATTGGAGGCTATCCCGAcattcagcagcagcatcagcaacagcatcaacaacagcaacatcattATCAACAGTTGCAGAATCCCCATCACG CAGATTATCATCGGGGTACACTGCATCCGGAAGCTGCCTCCGGATATCTCGACgtgaagcagcaacaacaggcACAGAAAGGATACGCTAAACAGGCGCAGCTACAGGCCGCCTCAactcagcaacagcagcagcgctCGGTAGCTGGAACGACTGGACGAGCTGCTGCCAGTGCGCATCAACAGCAAGGTTTCAACAGTCAAAGTATGGTGGCAGCGGCCGGTGGGCAGCAGGGCAACATGGACGTCGGCTACAATCCACAG ATGAACAACATGGCGATGCATTCACAGTCGTCGTGGAATCAGATGAACGGCATGAACCAAATGGGCGGTATGGGTGGCCAAATGAACGGCATGAATCAGATGGGTGGTGGGAATGGTGGTGCCGGCGGTATGGGACCAATGAGTCAAATGGGGTCCGGAGCAGGTGTCGGCATGGGTGGCGGCGCAACCGGTGGCATGCCAGGAATGAATCAGATgggtggtggcggcggtggtggtggtggaggtggcggTGTcactggtgctggtggtggtaatggcggtggcggtggtggtggatacGGCAGGCACCACCAGCAGATGAACCCGATGGCACAGATGATGAACATGGGCATGGGGATGGGAGGTGCCGGTGGTGGCCAGATGGGACCAGGCGGTGCCGGCGGTATGAACGGTATGGCGGCAGCACAGATGGGCGGCATGAATCCACTCAGTCAGATGAACCAGATGTCACCGATGTCGAAGATGCAGGGTATGGCGAATGGATATCCGCAGCATCCGCGGCGGATGGCACCATACCCAAATCCACAGATGCAGATGGCCCAGAAGCGGTCGATGTACGGTATGGGTCAGGGACAGGGCATGCCGGGTGCGGGTGGACCATTCCCACCGCATCAggcggcggcagcagcagccgcagcagcgGCCGCAGGTGTTCCCTTACCGATGCAGGCCAACGCCGGTTACGGCAGGCATCATGGGCCGATGGGTCCGATGAACTACCGCGGCGGACCTCCGATGATGCAGCAGCGCCAGAACACACCACCCTACGGTGGACCCGGTGTGGGTGTTGGCGGCCCAGTTGGAGCGCCCGGTGGACCTGGTCCGCTAATGGGTcaccaacagcatcaacagcagcagcagcagcaacatcacccacaacaccagcagcaccagcaacaacaggcacagcaacagcagcagcagtattaCAACACGGGCTACCAGAACATGCAGGGCTACCAGCCGGACATTCGCATGAACTTCCAGCACAGTCCGGTACCGGGTAATCCTACACCACCACTAACGCCCGCATCTTCCATGACGCCCTACATCAGCCCCAATCCGGACGTGAAGCCAAACAACCTACCGCAGA ATGAAGAGCTGCGGTTGACATTCCCGGTGCGAGATGGCATCCTGTTGCCACCGTTCCGGCTAGAGCATAACCTCGCGGTCAGCAACCATGTGTTCCAGCTGAAGTCGACCGTCTACAACACGCTCATGTGCCGGCCGGATCTCGAACTGCAGCTCAAGTGTTTCCACCATGAGGACCGACAGATGAACACGAACTGGCCGGCAAGCGTGCAGGTGTCGGCTAACTCGACCCCGCTCGAGATCGACCGGGGCGACAACAAGAACACGCATCGGCCGCTCTACCTGAAGCAGGTCTGTCAACCTGGCCGCAACACGATCCAAATCACCGTCAGCACCTGTTGCTGC TCGCATCTGTTCGTACTACAACTGGTACATCGACCATCGGTAAATCATGTGCTGCATACGCTGTTGAAGCGTAACCTACTCTCCGCTGAACAGGCGGTGGCCAAAATCAAGCGCAACTTTGCCGTGAGTCACACAACGAACCCGAATCAACCGCTAGGCGGTGGCCCAGACAAGGATCCACTCGCGACCGAAGCATCCGCAACGTCCGCAAAG GTATCATTAAAGTGTACAGTAACCTCTAAGCGAATAACGTTGCCAGCGCGAGGCCACGACTGTAAGCACATTCAGTGTTTCGACCTGGAAGCGTATCTCGCTCTAAACTGTGAACGAGGCAACTGGCGTTGTCCAGTGTGCAA TAAACCGGCACTAACCGAAGGGCTCGAGATTGATCAGTACATGTGGGCGATACTGAACACTCTCAACTCCTCCAACACTCCGAACGGTATGGACACGGAGGAGGTGATTATTGATGCGCAAGCGAACTGGCGAGCGATCAAACCACCGGGCAGTCTCAATAATCCAAACATCGGAGGTAGTCTTAACCCTCAACAATcatcacagcagcaacagcagcaacagcagcagcaacaacagcaacagcaacatccaCAGCATCAACAACCATCGAtgcagcatcaacagcagcaacaacaaccccCAGTACCATCGGAACCAAGTGGTGGTAACGGACGTGGCGCTGGTACACCGGGTCTCCCTGTTATTAAACCAGACCCAGATGGTGGTGATGCGAAACACTTCAACAAGGTGATGTCACCTGGATCCACCTCGCTCCCAACCTGGGACAATATGAACGCAATGAGCCCTTACATGAGCCCGGATATGAGCTCGATCGCTAGTGGTAGCATGATGGGATCAAA TTACAATCGAACACCACAATACGATTCCTACGGAAATCCCATCATTAAGCAGGAACCGGGAACTAACCCCGTTTCGACCGGTGGTCCAGGAAGTGTGGGCAATAATGGTCCGGGAACTCCCGGTGGTGGTGAATTCCATGGTGGTAACCCACTGGCACATTTGAGCGATTCGGTAAACTCGCTCGATCCACTAAACGCGATGGAGAAATCTTTAAACGATCAG ATGCCGCACACACCGCACACACCCCACACACCGGGCGGTGGTAATTCATCCGGACATCCGATGACACCGGGTGGACCGCCAAGCGTACCACCAGCGAACGACATCAACTCCTCCAACCCGCAGCAACAGTCCACCGGCAGTAATGGCGGCAACACGAACGGTTCCGGACAACCGAACGTCAACAGTAATGGTGTGAACGGTGGCAGTAGCAATGCGGGCGGCAACATGAGCCACAGTCCTGGCCACGCCGGTCACAACAACATGCAGCTTCATTCacctcaacagcagcagcagcacgctAATCTTGGCCTCGGCCCCAACAACCCTGCGGCGAACATCATGAACTCACCGCAAAGTCTCATGAATTCGCCCCAGAACATGATGAACTCGCCGCAGAGTatgatgcagcagcagcagcagcagcaaaatctCCTCTCAATGGGCTCCATGATGGGGCAGCAGCAAAGCCACCAGAATGCGCTGGCCGGTCTTACCGATGTCGATCTGCCGGCAGATCTCAACTTCGATCCGGCCGCAGTCATTGAGGGTGAAGGTGGCAATGATCTTAAC CTACTACCGGACAACGGGATCGGCGATCCGATGGAATTGCTTGCCTATCTGGACCCGCCGGATCTGAACACACCACCGTCGAGCGGTTCCAGCAACAATGCCAACAGCGACGACATTCTGGCAGCACTGTTCGATTAA
- the LOC125771274 gene encoding zinc finger MIZ domain-containing protein 1 isoform X3, which produces MSAQGGSLGAPTLGDRRSPYIGGYPDIQQQHQQQHQQQQHHYQQLQNPHHDYHRGTLHPEAASGYLDVKQQQQAQKGYAKQAQLQAASTQQQQQRSVAGTTGRAAASAHQQQGFNSQSMVAAAGGQQGNMDVGYNPQMNNMAMHSQSSWNQMNGMNQMGGMGGQMNGMNQMGGGNGGAGGMGPMSQMGSGAGVGMGGGATGGMPGMNQMGGGGGGGGGGGGVTGAGGGNGGGGGGGYGRHHQQMNPMAQMMNMGMGMGGAGGGQMGPGGAGGMNGMAAAQMGGMNPLSQMNQMSPMSKMQGMANGYPQHPRRMAPYPNPQMQMAQKRSMYGMGQGQGMPGAGGPFPPHQAAAAAAAAAAAGVPLPMQANAGYGRHHGPMGPMNYRGGPPMMQQRQNTPPYGGPGVGVGGPVGAPGGPGPLMGHQQHQQQQQQQHHPQHQQHQQQQAQQQQQQYYNTGYQNMQGYQPDIRMNFQHSPVPGNPTPPLTPASSMTPYISPNPDVKPNNLPQKDEELRLTFPVRDGILLPPFRLEHNLAVSNHVFQLKSTVYNTLMCRPDLELQLKCFHHEDRQMNTNWPASVQVSANSTPLEIDRGDNKNTHRPLYLKQVCQPGRNTIQITVSTCCCSHLFVLQLVHRPSVNHVLHTLLKRNLLSAEQAVAKIKRNFAVSHTTNPNQPLGGGPDKDPLATEASATSAKVSLKCTVTSKRITLPARGHDCKHIQCFDLEAYLALNCERGNWRCPVCNKPALTEGLEIDQYMWAILNTLNSSNTPNGMDTEEVIIDAQANWRAIKPPGSLNNPNIGGSLNPQQSSQQQQQQQQQQQQQQQHPQHQQPSMQHQQQQQQPPVPSEPSGGNGRGAGTPGLPVIKPDPDGGDAKHFNKVMSPGSTSLPTWDNMNAMSPYMSPDMSSIASGSMMGSNYNRTPQYDSYGNPIIKQEPGTNPVSTGGPGSVGNNGPGTPGGGEFHGGNPLAHLSDSVNSLDPLNAMEKSLNDQMPHTPHTPHTPGGGNSSGHPMTPGGPPSVPPANDINSSNPQQQSTGSNGGNTNGSGQPNVNSNGVNGGSSNAGGNMSHSPGHAGHNNMQLHSPQQQQQHANLGLGPNNPAANIMNSPQSLMNSPQNMMNSPQSMMQQQQQQQNLLSMGSMMGQQQSHQNALAGLTDVDLPADLNFDPAAVIEGEGGNDLNLLPDNGIGDPMELLAYLDPPDLNTPPSSGSSNNANSDDILAALFD; this is translated from the exons ATGAGTGCCCAGGGGGGCTCCCTAGGGGCTCCAACATTGGGTGATCGCCGATCTCCTTACATTGGAGGCTATCCCGAcattcagcagcagcatcagcaacagcatcaacaacagcaacatcattATCAACAGTTGCAGAATCCCCATCACG ATTATCATCGGGGTACACTGCATCCGGAAGCTGCCTCCGGATATCTCGACgtgaagcagcaacaacaggcACAGAAAGGATACGCTAAACAGGCGCAGCTACAGGCCGCCTCAactcagcaacagcagcagcgctCGGTAGCTGGAACGACTGGACGAGCTGCTGCCAGTGCGCATCAACAGCAAGGTTTCAACAGTCAAAGTATGGTGGCAGCGGCCGGTGGGCAGCAGGGCAACATGGACGTCGGCTACAATCCACAG ATGAACAACATGGCGATGCATTCACAGTCGTCGTGGAATCAGATGAACGGCATGAACCAAATGGGCGGTATGGGTGGCCAAATGAACGGCATGAATCAGATGGGTGGTGGGAATGGTGGTGCCGGCGGTATGGGACCAATGAGTCAAATGGGGTCCGGAGCAGGTGTCGGCATGGGTGGCGGCGCAACCGGTGGCATGCCAGGAATGAATCAGATgggtggtggcggcggtggtggtggtggaggtggcggTGTcactggtgctggtggtggtaatggcggtggcggtggtggtggatacGGCAGGCACCACCAGCAGATGAACCCGATGGCACAGATGATGAACATGGGCATGGGGATGGGAGGTGCCGGTGGTGGCCAGATGGGACCAGGCGGTGCCGGCGGTATGAACGGTATGGCGGCAGCACAGATGGGCGGCATGAATCCACTCAGTCAGATGAACCAGATGTCACCGATGTCGAAGATGCAGGGTATGGCGAATGGATATCCGCAGCATCCGCGGCGGATGGCACCATACCCAAATCCACAGATGCAGATGGCCCAGAAGCGGTCGATGTACGGTATGGGTCAGGGACAGGGCATGCCGGGTGCGGGTGGACCATTCCCACCGCATCAggcggcggcagcagcagccgcagcagcgGCCGCAGGTGTTCCCTTACCGATGCAGGCCAACGCCGGTTACGGCAGGCATCATGGGCCGATGGGTCCGATGAACTACCGCGGCGGACCTCCGATGATGCAGCAGCGCCAGAACACACCACCCTACGGTGGACCCGGTGTGGGTGTTGGCGGCCCAGTTGGAGCGCCCGGTGGACCTGGTCCGCTAATGGGTcaccaacagcatcaacagcagcagcagcagcaacatcacccacaacaccagcagcaccagcaacaacaggcacagcaacagcagcagcagtattaCAACACGGGCTACCAGAACATGCAGGGCTACCAGCCGGACATTCGCATGAACTTCCAGCACAGTCCGGTACCGGGTAATCCTACACCACCACTAACGCCCGCATCTTCCATGACGCCCTACATCAGCCCCAATCCGGACGTGAAGCCAAACAACCTACCGCAGA AAGATGAAGAGCTGCGGTTGACATTCCCGGTGCGAGATGGCATCCTGTTGCCACCGTTCCGGCTAGAGCATAACCTCGCGGTCAGCAACCATGTGTTCCAGCTGAAGTCGACCGTCTACAACACGCTCATGTGCCGGCCGGATCTCGAACTGCAGCTCAAGTGTTTCCACCATGAGGACCGACAGATGAACACGAACTGGCCGGCAAGCGTGCAGGTGTCGGCTAACTCGACCCCGCTCGAGATCGACCGGGGCGACAACAAGAACACGCATCGGCCGCTCTACCTGAAGCAGGTCTGTCAACCTGGCCGCAACACGATCCAAATCACCGTCAGCACCTGTTGCTGC TCGCATCTGTTCGTACTACAACTGGTACATCGACCATCGGTAAATCATGTGCTGCATACGCTGTTGAAGCGTAACCTACTCTCCGCTGAACAGGCGGTGGCCAAAATCAAGCGCAACTTTGCCGTGAGTCACACAACGAACCCGAATCAACCGCTAGGCGGTGGCCCAGACAAGGATCCACTCGCGACCGAAGCATCCGCAACGTCCGCAAAG GTATCATTAAAGTGTACAGTAACCTCTAAGCGAATAACGTTGCCAGCGCGAGGCCACGACTGTAAGCACATTCAGTGTTTCGACCTGGAAGCGTATCTCGCTCTAAACTGTGAACGAGGCAACTGGCGTTGTCCAGTGTGCAA TAAACCGGCACTAACCGAAGGGCTCGAGATTGATCAGTACATGTGGGCGATACTGAACACTCTCAACTCCTCCAACACTCCGAACGGTATGGACACGGAGGAGGTGATTATTGATGCGCAAGCGAACTGGCGAGCGATCAAACCACCGGGCAGTCTCAATAATCCAAACATCGGAGGTAGTCTTAACCCTCAACAATcatcacagcagcaacagcagcaacagcagcagcaacaacagcaacagcaacatccaCAGCATCAACAACCATCGAtgcagcatcaacagcagcaacaacaaccccCAGTACCATCGGAACCAAGTGGTGGTAACGGACGTGGCGCTGGTACACCGGGTCTCCCTGTTATTAAACCAGACCCAGATGGTGGTGATGCGAAACACTTCAACAAGGTGATGTCACCTGGATCCACCTCGCTCCCAACCTGGGACAATATGAACGCAATGAGCCCTTACATGAGCCCGGATATGAGCTCGATCGCTAGTGGTAGCATGATGGGATCAAA TTACAATCGAACACCACAATACGATTCCTACGGAAATCCCATCATTAAGCAGGAACCGGGAACTAACCCCGTTTCGACCGGTGGTCCAGGAAGTGTGGGCAATAATGGTCCGGGAACTCCCGGTGGTGGTGAATTCCATGGTGGTAACCCACTGGCACATTTGAGCGATTCGGTAAACTCGCTCGATCCACTAAACGCGATGGAGAAATCTTTAAACGATCAG ATGCCGCACACACCGCACACACCCCACACACCGGGCGGTGGTAATTCATCCGGACATCCGATGACACCGGGTGGACCGCCAAGCGTACCACCAGCGAACGACATCAACTCCTCCAACCCGCAGCAACAGTCCACCGGCAGTAATGGCGGCAACACGAACGGTTCCGGACAACCGAACGTCAACAGTAATGGTGTGAACGGTGGCAGTAGCAATGCGGGCGGCAACATGAGCCACAGTCCTGGCCACGCCGGTCACAACAACATGCAGCTTCATTCacctcaacagcagcagcagcacgctAATCTTGGCCTCGGCCCCAACAACCCTGCGGCGAACATCATGAACTCACCGCAAAGTCTCATGAATTCGCCCCAGAACATGATGAACTCGCCGCAGAGTatgatgcagcagcagcagcagcagcaaaatctCCTCTCAATGGGCTCCATGATGGGGCAGCAGCAAAGCCACCAGAATGCGCTGGCCGGTCTTACCGATGTCGATCTGCCGGCAGATCTCAACTTCGATCCGGCCGCAGTCATTGAGGGTGAAGGTGGCAATGATCTTAAC CTACTACCGGACAACGGGATCGGCGATCCGATGGAATTGCTTGCCTATCTGGACCCGCCGGATCTGAACACACCACCGTCGAGCGGTTCCAGCAACAATGCCAACAGCGACGACATTCTGGCAGCACTGTTCGATTAA